In one Stenotrophomonas maltophilia genomic region, the following are encoded:
- a CDS encoding cytochrome c-type biogenesis protein — translation MRGLLVLLLAGSLPGLAQQPLHDPKPLQFRDAAEERRFHDLAAQLRCVQCQNQSLADSNAQIAQDLRREVLQLMQQDHDDTQIKRFLVARYGDFVLYQPPLQPGTWLLWGGPLLVLGAGALVVVGIVRRRARTVAAAPPTSADEGEDW, via the coding sequence CTGCGCGGGCTGCTGGTACTGCTGCTGGCCGGGTCGTTGCCCGGCCTGGCGCAGCAACCACTGCATGACCCAAAGCCGCTGCAGTTCCGTGATGCAGCGGAGGAGCGTCGTTTCCACGACCTCGCCGCGCAGCTGCGCTGCGTGCAGTGCCAGAACCAGTCGCTGGCCGATTCCAACGCCCAGATCGCCCAGGACCTGCGCCGGGAGGTACTGCAGCTGATGCAGCAGGACCATGACGATACGCAGATCAAGCGCTTCCTCGTCGCCCGCTATGGCGACTTCGTGCTTTACCAGCCCCCACTGCAGCCGGGCACCTGGTTGCTGTGGGGTGGTCCGCTGCTGGTACTGGGCGCCGGCGCGCTGGTGGTGGTGGGCATCGTCCGCCGTCGTGCCCGTACCGTGGCCGCCGCACCGCCGACATCGGCCGACGAGGGAGAGGACTGGTGA
- a CDS encoding DUF1294 domain-containing protein, which yields MGWRRHLALAAFGALIALTISGVLPLWLGGWCLLASAVSFGLYGHDKRAAQRNHRRIPERTLQLLAFAGGWPGALLGQATFRHKHRKAAFQWVFGLCVLANVASIAVMLREFS from the coding sequence GTGGGATGGCGGCGTCATCTCGCGCTGGCCGCCTTCGGCGCGCTGATCGCACTGACGATCAGCGGCGTTCTGCCCCTGTGGCTGGGCGGCTGGTGCCTGCTGGCCAGTGCCGTGTCGTTTGGCCTGTATGGCCATGACAAGCGCGCCGCACAACGCAACCACCGGCGCATTCCGGAACGGACACTCCAACTGCTGGCCTTCGCCGGCGGCTGGCCTGGCGCATTGCTGGGCCAGGCGACGTTCCGCCACAAGCATCGCAAAGCCGCATTCCAGTGGGTATTCGGGTTGTGCGTGCTGGCCAATGTGGCCTCGATCGCCGTGATGCTGCGCGAATTTTCCTGA
- a CDS encoding tetratricopeptide repeat protein, translating to MVNDWLLFAAAASAALTALLVLWPLRRQGRTGFLVAVAAVGIAGACLYQLVGNPQAARVQPAPSVATLREGVQALQGALQRDPQRADGWALLGRSQSELGNAAAAAEAFARAVALAPDDPGVLVEAAQARAQADAGKQFDDTAVSWLQRARTLAPEAERASWLLGIALRQRGRNSEAADVWSGLLPHLEPGAAQALQAQIAIAREAAAQAHDPAPATSPALLQVRVQLPTSVQHAQWPAGAQIFVLARAVGGPPMPVAVRKLPLAGFPGTVGLGDGDSPMPTAPLSAHREVEVLARISRSGSANRGDGDLQSLPVKVTLPHEDVVELRFP from the coding sequence CTGGTGAACGATTGGCTGCTTTTCGCGGCTGCCGCCAGCGCTGCGCTCACTGCGCTGCTGGTGTTGTGGCCGCTGCGGCGGCAAGGCCGCACCGGCTTCCTCGTCGCCGTGGCTGCCGTGGGCATCGCCGGCGCCTGCCTGTACCAGCTGGTGGGGAACCCGCAGGCGGCACGGGTGCAGCCGGCGCCATCGGTGGCGACCCTGCGCGAGGGCGTGCAGGCCCTGCAGGGCGCGCTGCAGCGCGATCCACAACGTGCCGATGGCTGGGCCCTGCTCGGCCGCTCGCAGAGCGAACTGGGCAACGCCGCCGCGGCTGCCGAAGCCTTCGCACGCGCGGTGGCACTGGCACCGGACGACCCGGGCGTGCTGGTGGAAGCGGCACAGGCGCGCGCCCAGGCCGATGCCGGAAAGCAGTTCGACGACACCGCCGTATCGTGGCTGCAGCGGGCGCGCACGCTGGCGCCCGAAGCCGAACGGGCCAGCTGGCTGCTCGGCATCGCCCTGCGCCAGCGCGGCCGCAACAGCGAAGCCGCCGATGTCTGGAGTGGCCTGCTGCCGCACCTGGAACCGGGTGCCGCGCAGGCGCTGCAGGCACAGATCGCCATTGCCCGCGAAGCGGCCGCACAGGCGCATGATCCGGCCCCGGCGACCTCGCCTGCACTGCTGCAGGTGCGTGTGCAGCTGCCCACCTCCGTGCAGCATGCGCAATGGCCGGCGGGCGCGCAGATCTTCGTGCTGGCACGTGCGGTCGGCGGCCCGCCGATGCCGGTCGCGGTGCGCAAGCTGCCCCTGGCCGGTTTTCCCGGCACGGTCGGACTTGGCGACGGCGACAGTCCAATGCCCACCGCTCCCCTGTCAGCGCATCGCGAGGTGGAAGTACTGGCGCGGATCTCGCGCAGTGGCAGTGCCAATCGCGGCGACGGTGACCTGCAGAGCCTGCCGGTAAAGGTGACCCTGCCGCATGAGGATGTGGTGGAACTGCGGTTTCCGTAA
- a CDS encoding cytochrome ubiquinol oxidase subunit I: MIDQTVVELSRLQFALTAMYHFLFVPLTLGLSFMVAIMESVYVMTGKEIWRRMTLFWGVLFGINFAMGVATGIVMEFQFGMNWSYYSHYVGDIFGAPLAIEGLMAFFLEATFVGLFFFGWNRLSKVKHLTVTWLMALGTNLSAVWILIANGWMQNPTGAVFNPETMRMEVVDFMAVVFNPVAQAKFVHTVSAGYVTGAVFVMSISALFLLRNKHKDLARRSFAVAAAFGLLSSLSVVVLGDESGYAASEHQKMKLAAIEAMWETERAPADFTAFGIPNQQTHQNDYAVKIPYLMGLIATRSLDQPIPGILELVERAEHRVRGGQLAYGALERLRANKNDVEAREMFDRHWQDLGHGLLLKRYREDILNATPEQISQAAMDTVPRVMPLFWTFRVMAGLGFYLIAFFALAFYYSCRNNFQDKRWFLTLALWTLPAPWIAIECGWFVAEYGRQPWAVDGVLPTFYAASGLALHQIVLTLAGFTAIYTALIVVEIKLMLKAIRKGPDEVLPSLQSPRPNASHNAAAPAAGQA; the protein is encoded by the coding sequence ATGATTGATCAGACAGTCGTAGAACTGTCGCGGCTGCAATTCGCGCTGACCGCGATGTACCACTTCCTATTCGTACCACTCACCCTGGGCCTGTCGTTCATGGTCGCCATCATGGAGAGTGTCTACGTGATGACCGGCAAGGAGATCTGGCGCCGGATGACCCTGTTCTGGGGCGTGCTTTTCGGCATCAACTTCGCCATGGGCGTGGCCACCGGCATCGTCATGGAATTCCAGTTCGGCATGAACTGGTCGTACTACAGCCATTATGTGGGTGACATCTTCGGTGCGCCGCTGGCGATCGAAGGGCTGATGGCCTTCTTCCTGGAAGCCACCTTCGTCGGCCTGTTCTTCTTCGGCTGGAACCGCCTGAGCAAGGTCAAGCACCTGACGGTCACCTGGCTGATGGCGCTGGGCACCAACCTGTCGGCGGTGTGGATCCTGATCGCCAACGGCTGGATGCAGAACCCCACCGGCGCGGTGTTCAACCCGGAAACCATGCGCATGGAAGTGGTCGATTTCATGGCCGTGGTGTTCAACCCGGTGGCGCAGGCCAAGTTCGTGCATACCGTCAGCGCCGGCTACGTGACCGGCGCGGTGTTCGTGATGTCGATCAGTGCCCTGTTCCTGCTGCGCAACAAGCACAAGGACCTGGCCCGCCGTTCGTTCGCGGTGGCCGCTGCGTTCGGCCTGCTGTCATCGCTGTCGGTGGTGGTGCTGGGCGATGAGAGTGGCTACGCCGCCAGCGAGCACCAGAAGATGAAGCTGGCTGCGATCGAGGCGATGTGGGAGACCGAGCGTGCCCCGGCGGACTTCACCGCCTTCGGCATTCCCAACCAGCAGACGCACCAGAACGACTATGCGGTGAAGATCCCATACCTGATGGGCCTGATCGCCACCCGTTCGCTGGACCAGCCGATCCCGGGCATCCTGGAACTGGTGGAGCGCGCCGAGCACCGCGTACGCGGCGGCCAGCTCGCCTACGGTGCGCTGGAGCGCCTGCGCGCCAACAAGAACGACGTCGAAGCCCGTGAGATGTTCGACCGCCACTGGCAGGATCTGGGCCATGGGCTGCTGCTCAAGCGCTACCGCGAGGACATCCTCAACGCCACCCCCGAGCAGATCTCGCAGGCGGCAATGGATACCGTGCCGCGCGTGATGCCGCTGTTCTGGACCTTCCGCGTGATGGCAGGCCTGGGCTTCTACCTGATCGCCTTCTTCGCATTGGCCTTCTACTACTCGTGCCGCAACAACTTCCAGGACAAGCGCTGGTTCCTCACGCTGGCCCTGTGGACGCTGCCGGCACCGTGGATCGCGATCGAATGCGGCTGGTTCGTGGCCGAGTACGGCCGTCAGCCCTGGGCGGTTGATGGCGTGCTGCCGACGTTCTACGCGGCATCGGGCCTGGCCCTGCACCAGATCGTGCTGACCCTGGCCGGCTTCACCGCGATCTACACCGCACTGATCGTGGTCGAGATCAAGCTGATGCTCAAGGCGATCCGCAAGGGTCCGGACGAGGTGCTGCCGTCGCTGCAGTCGCCCCGCCCGAATGCTTCCCACAATGCCGCAGCGCCGGCCGCCGGCCAGGCCTGA
- the cydB gene encoding cytochrome d ubiquinol oxidase subunit II, whose translation MDFILLDYTTLRVIWWLLLGILLIGFAVMDGFDLGVGTLLPFVARTDAERRLVINTIGPVWEGNQVWLILGGGAIFAAWPPLYAVSFSGFYLAMFVILFALILRPVGFKFRSKMPGERWRNTWDWALFIGGFIPALIMGVAVGNVLLGVPFHFDDSMRIFYTGSFFGLLMPFALLAGLLSVSMLVAHGAAMLVIKTDGPVAERSARFGSIAALIAFALFAVGGAWVAFGLPGYQITSQVITDGATNPLLKSAELGAAGGWMRNYSTMPATLLAPLVGLLGLLASAVLLRARRGGLAFIASGAAIAGIILTVGFAIFPFLLPSSSQPTSSLTVWDASSSHLTLWIMLLATVVFLPIILAYTTWVYRVLKGKTTSDEMGSNPNAY comes from the coding sequence ATGGATTTCATTCTTCTGGACTACACCACGCTGCGCGTGATCTGGTGGCTGCTGCTCGGCATCCTGCTGATCGGCTTCGCGGTGATGGATGGTTTCGACCTGGGAGTGGGCACGCTGCTGCCTTTCGTGGCCCGCACCGACGCCGAGCGCCGGCTGGTGATCAACACCATCGGCCCGGTATGGGAAGGCAACCAGGTGTGGCTGATCCTGGGTGGTGGTGCGATCTTCGCCGCCTGGCCGCCGCTGTACGCGGTCAGCTTCTCAGGCTTCTACCTGGCGATGTTCGTCATCCTGTTTGCCCTGATCCTGCGCCCGGTCGGCTTCAAGTTCCGCAGCAAGATGCCGGGCGAGCGCTGGCGCAACACCTGGGACTGGGCGCTGTTCATCGGCGGCTTCATCCCTGCGCTGATCATGGGCGTGGCGGTGGGCAACGTCCTGCTGGGCGTGCCGTTCCACTTCGATGACAGCATGCGCATCTTCTACACCGGCTCGTTCTTCGGGCTGCTGATGCCGTTCGCGCTGCTGGCCGGCCTGCTCAGCGTTTCCATGCTGGTGGCCCACGGTGCCGCGATGCTGGTGATCAAGACCGATGGCCCGGTGGCTGAACGCTCGGCACGCTTTGGCAGCATTGCCGCGCTGATCGCCTTCGCACTGTTCGCGGTGGGGGGAGCCTGGGTGGCCTTCGGCCTGCCGGGCTACCAGATCACCTCGCAGGTGATCACCGACGGCGCCACCAACCCGCTGCTGAAGAGCGCCGAGCTGGGCGCGGCCGGCGGCTGGATGCGCAACTACAGCACCATGCCGGCGACCCTGCTGGCGCCGCTGGTCGGCCTGCTTGGCCTGCTCGCCAGCGCGGTGCTGCTGCGTGCCCGTCGCGGCGGCCTGGCCTTCATCGCCTCCGGCGCAGCCATCGCCGGCATCATCCTGACCGTCGGCTTCGCGATCTTCCCGTTCCTGCTGCCGTCCTCCAGCCAGCCCACCTCCAGCCTGACCGTGTGGGATGCCTCGTCCAGCCATCTGACCCTGTGGATCATGCTGCTGGCCACGGTGGTGTTCCTGCCGATCATCCTCGCTTACACCACCTGGGTGTACCGCGTGCTCAAGGGCAAGACCACCAGCGATGAAATGGGCAGCAACCCCAACGCCTACTGA
- the cydX gene encoding cytochrome bd-I oxidase subunit CydX — MWYFAWILGAGLASTVAILNGMWFEAREQNRIDTENRR; from the coding sequence ATGTGGTATTTCGCCTGGATCCTCGGCGCCGGCCTCGCCTCGACGGTCGCCATCCTCAACGGCATGTGGTTCGAAGCCCGCGAACAGAACCGCATCGACACAGAGAATCGTCGCTGA
- a CDS encoding DsbE family thiol:disulfide interchange protein: MSESPAPRPSRPLPPVAIVIGVLFFFGLLGLMIYGVMKSGDPQRDVLPSALIDKPAPAFALPVLHDPQMIVRSEELRGAPYLLNVWGSWCAACREEHPVLTRFAESKRVRVIGYNWKDDPTDALHWLEQLGNPFMVVLSDIEGRTAIDWGVTAAPETFLVDGSGIVRWKYSGAMTQKVVDEKLIPALEKIEKAQNDAAGSQRVAP, translated from the coding sequence ATGTCCGAGTCCCCCGCCCCGCGCCCCTCCCGCCCGCTGCCGCCGGTCGCCATCGTTATCGGCGTGCTGTTCTTCTTCGGCCTGCTCGGGTTGATGATCTACGGCGTGATGAAGTCGGGCGACCCGCAGCGCGACGTGCTGCCTTCGGCCCTCATCGACAAGCCCGCCCCCGCCTTCGCGCTGCCGGTGCTGCACGATCCGCAGATGATCGTGCGCAGCGAAGAACTGCGCGGTGCGCCCTATCTGCTGAACGTCTGGGGCAGCTGGTGCGCGGCCTGCCGCGAGGAACACCCGGTACTGACCCGTTTCGCCGAGAGCAAGCGCGTGCGCGTGATCGGCTACAACTGGAAAGACGACCCCACCGATGCCCTGCACTGGCTGGAACAGCTGGGCAATCCGTTCATGGTCGTGCTCAGCGACATCGAAGGCCGTACCGCGATCGACTGGGGCGTAACGGCCGCGCCGGAGACCTTCCTCGTCGACGGCAGCGGCATCGTGCGCTGGAAGTACAGCGGAGCGATGACGCAGAAGGTGGTCGACGAGAAGCTGATCCCGGCGCTGGAGAAGATCGAGAAGGCTCAGAACGATGCGGCCGGTTCGCAGCGCGTTGCTCCGTAG
- the cydD gene encoding thiol reductant ABC exporter subunit CydD: protein MSAAEPTVLSPEAETNRQRRARTAWLADLARGARGRQRLAAVCISLSGALLIGQAAAIAWLVQQVLVEQAPLSSGLPVLAALALILLLRTALGSATQAAAGDVADTARLALRERVFARLLGHGPLWLRQRRTGELGELLLHHGDAIENYYSGFLPVRTEVVVVPVLILAAVAWVDWVVALILLFTAPLVPFFMMLVGWGAEAAGRAQLGELARMSGHFADRIKGLGLLRVYGRGEAELAGIEAAAEGVRLRTMKVLRIAFLSSTVLEFFASVSVAMVALYLGLSYLGMMSLHAAVPTLGAGLFCLLLAPEFYAPLRRLAAHYHDRANALAAAAEVERLLQSLPDEQGLIENEVVPLAVEPAEAALPPLQAQGLVLRPLGASQDVLRGVDVLLEPGQRLALVGASGSGKSTLLEALAGWLPPREGRLMLRPGVQVAYASQRPYLFHGSIADNLRLADPGASDARLRAVAEAAQVLTFAQGLPQGLDTIIGERGFGLSGGEARRIGLARLLLRDPQVLLLDEPTAFLDADTEAALLRSLAAYARGRSVVVATHSPAVIAWADRCLLLPEGRLVEPAQAVHA from the coding sequence TTGAGCGCTGCCGAACCGACCGTCCTTTCGCCGGAAGCCGAGACGAACCGGCAGCGGCGTGCCCGCACCGCGTGGCTGGCAGACCTTGCGCGGGGGGCACGGGGCCGCCAGCGCCTGGCGGCCGTATGCATCAGCCTGTCCGGCGCGCTGCTGATCGGCCAGGCCGCCGCCATCGCCTGGCTGGTGCAGCAGGTGCTGGTGGAGCAGGCGCCGCTGTCCTCGGGCCTGCCGGTGCTGGCCGCACTGGCGCTGATCCTCCTGCTGCGCACGGCATTGGGCAGCGCGACCCAGGCTGCCGCCGGCGATGTTGCCGACACTGCCCGCCTGGCCCTGCGCGAGCGCGTGTTCGCGCGCCTGCTCGGCCACGGGCCGCTGTGGCTGCGGCAGCGCCGCACCGGCGAGCTGGGCGAGCTGCTGCTGCATCATGGTGATGCGATCGAGAATTATTACAGTGGTTTCCTGCCGGTGCGCACTGAGGTGGTGGTGGTGCCCGTGCTGATCCTGGCCGCGGTGGCCTGGGTGGATTGGGTGGTGGCGCTGATCCTGCTGTTCACGGCGCCGCTGGTGCCGTTCTTCATGATGCTGGTGGGGTGGGGCGCCGAAGCGGCAGGTCGCGCGCAGCTGGGTGAGCTGGCGCGCATGAGCGGCCATTTCGCCGACCGCATCAAGGGCCTGGGCCTGCTGCGCGTGTACGGACGGGGCGAGGCCGAGCTGGCGGGCATAGAAGCCGCTGCCGAGGGCGTGCGGCTGCGCACGATGAAAGTGCTGCGGATCGCGTTCCTGTCGTCCACGGTGCTGGAGTTCTTCGCTTCCGTCAGCGTGGCGATGGTCGCGCTGTACCTGGGCTTGAGCTATCTGGGCATGATGTCGCTGCATGCGGCCGTGCCGACGTTGGGCGCAGGCCTGTTCTGCCTGCTGCTGGCACCGGAATTCTATGCACCGCTGCGACGACTGGCCGCCCATTATCACGATCGTGCCAACGCGCTGGCCGCGGCAGCCGAAGTGGAGCGCCTGCTGCAGTCGTTGCCGGATGAGCAGGGATTGATCGAGAACGAGGTCGTGCCGCTGGCAGTGGAGCCGGCCGAGGCCGCACTGCCGCCGCTGCAGGCACAGGGCCTGGTGCTGCGCCCGCTGGGCGCGTCGCAGGATGTGCTGCGGGGCGTGGATGTGCTGCTGGAACCAGGCCAGCGGCTGGCACTGGTAGGTGCCAGCGGCAGCGGCAAGAGCACGCTGCTGGAGGCACTGGCCGGCTGGCTGCCGCCGCGCGAGGGCAGGCTGATGCTGCGCCCCGGCGTGCAGGTGGCCTATGCCAGCCAGCGCCCCTATCTGTTCCACGGCAGCATCGCCGACAACCTGCGGCTGGCCGATCCTGGCGCCAGTGATGCACGATTGCGCGCGGTGGCCGAGGCAGCGCAGGTGCTCACGTTCGCGCAGGGGTTGCCGCAGGGGCTGGACACGATCATCGGTGAACGCGGCTTCGGCCTGTCCGGGGGCGAGGCACGACGCATCGGCCTGGCCCGCCTGCTGCTGCGCGATCCGCAGGTGCTGTTGCTGGATGAGCCGACCGCCTTCCTCGATGCAGATACCGAAGCAGCGCTGCTGCGCAGTCTTGCCGCCTACGCGCGTGGCCGCAGCGTGGTGGTTGCCACCCACAGCCCGGCCGTGATCGCCTGGGCTGATCGCTGCCTGCTGCTGCCGGAAGGACGTCTGGTCGAGCCGGCGCAGGCGGTGCACGCATGA
- the metX gene encoding homoserine O-acetyltransferase MetX, giving the protein MTEFIPPGTRFHALPSPFPFKRGGALHGARVAYETWGTLAADGGNAILIVTGLSPDAHAAGNAGNPAPGWWEAMLGPGKPIDTDRWFVVCVNSLGSCKGSTGPASINPATGEPYRLDFPELSIEDGARAAVEVVRALGIERLACVIGNSMGGMTALAVLMLHPGIARSHINISGSAQALPFSIAIRSLQREAIRLDPRWNSGRYDDTQYPESGMRMARKLGVITYRSALEWDGRFGRVRLDSDQADDDPFGLEFQVESYLEGHARRFVRFFDPNCYLYLSRSMDWFDLAEYADGDVMAGLARIRVDKALAIGANTDILFPVQQQQQVADGLRAGGADARFIGLDSPQGHDAFLVDFDRFGPAVRSFLDTL; this is encoded by the coding sequence ATGACCGAATTCATTCCGCCCGGCACCCGCTTCCATGCCCTGCCTTCGCCCTTCCCGTTCAAGCGCGGCGGCGCCCTGCACGGTGCGCGCGTGGCCTACGAGACCTGGGGCACGCTGGCTGCCGATGGGGGCAACGCGATCCTGATCGTCACCGGCCTGTCGCCGGACGCACATGCCGCCGGCAACGCAGGCAATCCCGCACCGGGCTGGTGGGAGGCGATGCTCGGGCCGGGCAAGCCGATCGATACCGACCGCTGGTTCGTGGTCTGCGTGAACTCGCTGGGCAGCTGCAAGGGCTCGACAGGACCGGCATCGATCAATCCGGCGACCGGCGAACCGTACCGGCTCGACTTTCCCGAACTGTCGATCGAAGACGGCGCACGCGCCGCCGTCGAGGTGGTGCGTGCGCTGGGTATCGAACGGCTGGCCTGCGTGATCGGCAACTCGATGGGCGGCATGACCGCGCTGGCGGTGCTGATGCTGCATCCGGGAATCGCGCGCAGCCACATCAACATTTCCGGCAGTGCGCAGGCGCTGCCGTTCTCCATCGCCATCCGATCGCTGCAGCGGGAAGCGATCCGTCTCGATCCACGCTGGAACAGTGGCCGCTACGACGACACCCAGTACCCTGAATCCGGCATGCGCATGGCGCGCAAGCTGGGGGTGATCACCTACCGCTCGGCGCTGGAATGGGACGGCCGCTTCGGTCGCGTGCGCCTGGATTCGGACCAGGCCGACGACGATCCGTTCGGCCTGGAGTTCCAGGTCGAAAGTTATCTCGAAGGCCACGCGCGCCGCTTCGTGCGCTTCTTCGATCCGAACTGCTATCTGTACCTGAGCCGCTCGATGGACTGGTTCGACCTGGCCGAATATGCCGATGGCGATGTCATGGCTGGACTGGCCAGGATCCGTGTGGACAAGGCGCTGGCCATCGGTGCCAACACCGACATCCTGTTCCCGGTGCAGCAGCAGCAGCAGGTGGCCGACGGCCTGCGCGCCGGCGGCGCCGATGCACGCTTCATCGGACTGGACTCGCCGCAGGGCCATGATGCCTTCCTGGTCGATTTCGATCGGTTCGGCCCGGCTGTTCGCAGCTTCCTCGACACGCTCTAG
- the cydC gene encoding thiol reductant ABC exporter subunit CydC — MSRSPDTLRAVFLQQRPRLLLTMLLLWTTMLAGTALLGLSGGFLTAAALAGAAGLGQGFNFFSPSAGIRGLTMARIVSRYFEKLVGHDATLRIARDLRVWFFRRALPLAPARLGATRTGELLARLLGDIGEVDGLLVRALGPLVALGALSMVAVLSAAMILPSAAVLLAVLAALIAFGVPWLGVRGRDGEEADRAAHRAALRTAAFEGLEGAGDLAALHADAAWQLKVRVAAKQLAARDRRRRWRLIAASTLHGSVAGLGLVAMLALALHAAEQQRIAAEMAAGLVFLTVALIELWAGMGLAWQSLQSGRISVDRLQSIVEQPPAVDEPLAPQPVPVHARVHWDDVHFQWPGAVRPVLRGLQLTLAPGERIAIRGDSGCGKTTLSSLLLRLWDPQQGRLTYGGRDLRDFAQADWHRQLAWLPQNAPVFAGSVAENLRLGDPDADDAALWAVLHRVRLGEWAERNGGLLAWVGENGATMSAGQARRLALARALLRNAPILLLDEPTEGLDVDTAHALLQDLAGLLDGRSLLMITHDDLPDGVVDAQYRLRDGALIREA, encoded by the coding sequence ATGAGCCGCTCGCCCGATACGCTGCGTGCGGTGTTCCTGCAGCAGCGGCCGCGTCTGCTGCTGACCATGCTGCTGCTGTGGACCACGATGCTGGCAGGTACCGCCCTGCTTGGCCTGTCCGGTGGCTTCCTCACCGCAGCGGCGCTGGCCGGTGCCGCCGGTCTCGGCCAGGGCTTCAACTTCTTTTCACCTTCGGCCGGCATCCGTGGCCTGACCATGGCACGCATCGTTTCCCGCTATTTCGAGAAGCTGGTTGGCCACGATGCCACGTTGCGCATCGCCCGCGACCTGCGGGTATGGTTCTTCCGGCGCGCCCTGCCACTGGCGCCCGCGCGGCTGGGTGCCACCCGCACCGGCGAGCTGCTCGCGCGCCTGCTCGGTGATATCGGTGAAGTGGACGGCCTGCTGGTCCGCGCGCTGGGCCCGCTGGTCGCGCTGGGTGCCCTGTCGATGGTGGCCGTGCTGTCGGCGGCGATGATCCTGCCGTCCGCAGCGGTGCTGCTGGCGGTGCTGGCCGCGCTGATTGCCTTCGGTGTGCCGTGGCTGGGCGTGCGTGGCCGCGATGGCGAGGAAGCGGATCGCGCCGCGCATCGAGCCGCACTGCGCACTGCCGCGTTTGAAGGATTGGAAGGCGCGGGCGATCTGGCGGCGCTGCATGCCGATGCGGCGTGGCAGCTGAAGGTGCGGGTGGCCGCCAAGCAGTTGGCCGCGCGTGATCGCCGTCGCCGCTGGCGCCTGATCGCCGCGTCGACACTGCACGGCAGCGTGGCCGGACTTGGCCTGGTGGCCATGCTGGCACTGGCCCTGCATGCGGCCGAGCAGCAGCGCATCGCCGCTGAAATGGCAGCCGGACTGGTGTTCCTGACGGTGGCGCTGATCGAGCTGTGGGCGGGGATGGGCCTGGCATGGCAGTCGTTGCAGTCCGGTCGCATCTCGGTCGATCGCCTGCAGTCCATCGTCGAGCAGCCGCCGGCCGTGGACGAACCGCTGGCACCGCAGCCGGTTCCGGTGCACGCACGCGTGCACTGGGATGACGTCCACTTCCAGTGGCCGGGGGCGGTACGCCCGGTGCTGCGCGGGCTGCAGCTGACGTTGGCGCCCGGCGAGCGCATCGCGATCCGTGGCGATAGTGGCTGCGGCAAGACCACGTTGTCCAGCCTGCTGCTGCGCCTGTGGGATCCGCAGCAGGGCCGGCTGACCTATGGCGGGCGGGACCTGCGTGATTTCGCCCAGGCCGATTGGCATCGGCAGCTGGCCTGGCTGCCGCAGAACGCCCCGGTGTTCGCCGGCAGCGTGGCGGAGAACCTGCGCCTGGGGGATCCTGATGCCGACGATGCTGCACTGTGGGCGGTGTTGCACAGGGTGCGGCTGGGCGAGTGGGCCGAGCGCAATGGTGGCCTGCTGGCCTGGGTTGGCGAGAACGGTGCGACGATGTCCGCGGGTCAGGCGCGACGCCTGGCGCTGGCCCGCGCGCTGTTGCGCAACGCGCCGATCCTGTTGCTGGACGAACCGACCGAAGGCCTGGACGTGGACACGGCCCATGCCCTGCTGCAGGATCTGGCTGGCCTGCTGGACGGTCGCAGCCTGTTGATGATCACCCATGACGACCTGCCCGATGGCGTGGTCGACGCGCAGTACCGGTTGCGCGATGGCGCGCTGATCCGCGAGGCGTGA